DNA from Fusarium falciforme chromosome 7, complete sequence:
CATGAATGCCATGCAATCCTCTCCTGCAGCTGCGGAGTTTTCAGCGCTAGAAAGCAAGGCCGACATGCTCTGGAAGTCGGCTTCACTCTTGAACTTGAGTTCGGACACGCAGTCAAACTCAAAGTCAGCTTGAGTTCCAGCGATAATGGTTGCCGCATGTTTTCCATCCGCGTCAGAGCGGAGGATATATCGTCGAGAATGCGAGAGGGGGAAACTGGCCCCAAGAAGCTTCTTCATGAGGGGGATGTGTTTGTTTTCGTAGTGGTCTTTGAATTGATCAGGTGTCATCTGAGGGTTGCGATAGACGAGCATTATGACCGTGTAAGTCATAGTGAAGATTCTGATATGATAAGATGTTTCGATGTGTAGGGTGGCAAGTCGTAAGGAAAGATAGATTCCGGAAATGAGGAAGCGCTTGAATAATCTCAAGAAACGTCTCAGGAGAGGAACTTGGCCGATTTGATACGGTCGTTCGCGTGATGCCGGAGCTAGTCATTATATGTCCTCGTGATGCCGGGTTAATAAAGACTAGCTCGGGGGCTTGATATTCACCGAGTCCGAATTCCACGGAATACGCGGGGCACAGTAGCGGCCGAGAGGatagtatatttatttaaatggCCATTGCCGGTATCATGTTGAGACTCTTGcaataagtcttatattttattaacttgACTTCACTACACCTCAACTCTCCTCTCATCATGCCATCAAACATCAACGCTACAAGCCCTCATCTCGAAGCAGCCTTGCAGGCTGTGCTCGACCGCGGAGAAACTGGTGTTTCTATCACCGCCTACTATCGTGGCAAGCTCATTGCGCATGGCACCGCAGGATACGCCGATGTTTCTGAGAAACGTCCCGTTGATGAGAAGACGCTGTTTCCCGTCTTCTCTGTCACCAAGGGCATCACCGCTTTGGCAGCTCACATACAAGCAGACCGTGGCCTTCTCAACCTTCAAGATCCAATTTCCAAGTACTGGCCTGAGTTTGCGGTTAATGGAAAGGAGAATATCACGATTGAGGACGCCTTATCTCACAGAGCCGGTATCCCACAGATGCCAGATGGTGTCACCCCTGAACTGATGGCAGACTGGAATTGGATGATTCGACAAGTTGCCGCCTTCACACCAAAGTTTACACCAGGTACTGCAAATGCCTACCACGTTCTAGTATGGGGCTGGATTGTTGGAGAGGTGGTCCGCCGGACTGACCCCAAGAGCCGACCCTTCGGCCAGTTTGTCACCGAGGAGATATGCGAGCCTCTAGGCGTCAAGGACCTATACTTTGGTGTTCCTGACTCTGAGCTCTCCAGAGTAGCCACATTGTCCGGCGGCAATGAAATGTTCCTGGAAGACACCTACAACACCAGTCCGACCGCCGTCTTCCCTGGCTCGGACGTACACAACCTCAAGTTCGTTCGACAAGCCTGCGACCCTGGCGCAGGAGCCATTGGTAATGCTCCAGCCATAGCTCGAGTATTCGCCATGGTAGCTGAAGGGGGTGAGCTTGATGGTGCCAGGCTTCTTTCTGAGAACTATGTCAGGGGGATGACACGGTTCCGCCAAAACCCCTATGATCAGGACAAGGTGCTTCCAATTCCTGTGTGGTTTGGTGCAGCTGGCTTCTGGCTTGGAGGAGAAATAGGTGCCTCGGACCCTCTGGTTGGAGATCATCgcgatattatttatagtcctGGAGCAGGCGGTTCTATTGCGTGGGCAGATATTCGTGACAGGATCGCGGTTAGCATTTGTCATAACAATATGGATGCTGGTGTTTCTATTGACCCAGAGCCGATCTGGACACCCATCGGCAAAGCCATCCGGGCGATCattaaagagaaagaagcagGAATAGGAGAGGGGCCGTAACGTGGAGCGAGATTAGTTTGAGCCCTTCGCCATGCTAATGGTCATTTGTATTGTACACAATGTAGAAATGAGCATTTATGCTAACAAGAGTGTCTatttcttcatcgtctctAAGCCTAACCCATAGGTAGTCCTGTGAACTCTAGGGATAATGCTTCTTGCCCTTACATCGCATCATCGAGAAGAAATGATGCCGGATCAATGGTAGTCATATCCCAATCCTCAGTCCCCTCCAAGAACCTATCCAACCCAGCCCACTCGTCAGAAAAGGGGTTTTGTAATGGTATGCAAAAGGTAGCAGTGCTCCCGGCGACAGTATGGTTGTTTTGCGTGGTTGTGTGGCTGTTCAAGAAAGCCTCGGCGATTCGAAAGAGAGCTTTGCAGAGAAAGAGTTGCTTCTCGGCATAATCGAGGGCACTCCCAACCTGCTCCAGACTACTAAGGACTTCCTGAAGAAGGGT
Protein-coding regions in this window:
- a CDS encoding EthD domain-containing protein; the encoded protein is MTYTVIMLVYRNPQMTPDQFKDHYENKHIPLMKKLLGASFPLSHSRRYILRSDADGKHAATIIAGTQADFEFDCVSELKFKSEADFQSMSALLSSAENSAAAGEDCMAFMDPGKTKMVVLGEVNITSN
- a CDS encoding Beta-lactamase domain-containing protein, which codes for MPSNINATSPHLEAALQAVLDRGETGVSITAYYRGKLIAHGTAGYADVSEKRPVDEKTLFPVFSVTKGITALAAHIQADRGLLNLQDPISKYWPEFAVNGKENITIEDALSHRAGIPQMPDGVTPELMADWNWMIRQVAAFTPKFTPGTANAYHVLVWGWIVGEVVRRTDPKSRPFGQFVTEEICEPLGVKDLYFGVPDSELSRVATLSGGNEMFLEDTYNTSPTAVFPGSDVHNLKFVRQACDPGAGAIGNAPAIARVFAMVAEGGELDGARLLSENYVRGMTRFRQNPYDQDKVLPIPVWFGAAGFWLGGEIGASDPLVGDHRDIIYSPGAGGSIAWADIRDRIAVSICHNNMDAGVSIDPEPIWTPIGKAIRAIIKEKEAGIGEGP